A window of Danaus plexippus chromosome 12, MEX_DaPlex, whole genome shotgun sequence contains these coding sequences:
- the LOC116772397 gene encoding aprataxin, which produces MSKRTIKNPDESQINVKKTKGHWAMGLLETMKDPKSIYKETENVVVIHDKYPKAKIHYLVLPRDEISSIFKLNKSHITLLKEFGSIFHTIMEDHKNNTLRAGFHAVPSMQRLHMHIISTDMNSECLKTKVHWNSFTTSFFIPYDDLLKTLEEDGVIQKISSDTHKSLLSQPLKCNQCEFTPKNMPQLKQHLLSHVNKNHL; this is translated from the exons ATGAGCAAACGAACTATTAAAAATCCAGATGAGTCGCAAATAAACGTAAAGAAGACCAAGGGACATTGGGCGATGGGTCTATTAGAAACGATGAAGGACccaaaatctatatataaagaaaccGAAAATGTTGTTGTCATACATGATAAATATCCAAAAGCTAAAATTCATTATCTCGTATTGCCCCGGGATGAAATTAGTAGTATATTTAAGTTGAACAAGTCACACATAACTCTCTTAAAAGAATTTGGTTCTATATTTCACACTATTATGGAAGACCACAAAAATAACACTTTGCGAGCTGGTTTTCATGCAGTTCCTAGTATGCAAAGGCTTCATATGCATATTATCAGCACAGACATGAATTCTGAATGCCTGAAAACTAAAGTACACTGGAACAGCTTCACCACTAgcttttttattccatatgATG attTATTAAAGACACTCGAAGAAGATGgtgtaatacaaaaaatatccaGTGACACACATAAATCTCTGTTATCTCAACCTCTGAAATGCAATCAGTGCGAGTTCACCCCAAAAAACATGCCACAGTTGaaacaacatttattaagtcatgtaaataaaaaccatttataa